In Patescibacteria group bacterium, one DNA window encodes the following:
- a CDS encoding ATP-binding cassette domain-containing protein produces the protein MATSMLEFEGGMEQYLEGEINPELKRALDLHIVDKEPGSKGSIEKTKSLGALVGAVNSEINRCEPAMRIDRLALESGKSVVVIGPNGSGKTTIFDAMMEIRNADFETKGGAGGMVYGKPERSREKLRIARLNQEEILGQIGDMKAKDVLDQSGEYFKKQLPINWDDTDAYERNMANEEAHRRIEELISKVAGLFNMEEFLDRKVNQLSGGERTKVVLLTVLASEPDVLLLDEPTNHLDMVSIAKLTALFDVYKKAGTSIASISHVDWFLRGAGSDGVIEAAADEKGREVRQSSATYQNYLKDRSRKNFQIISGDIDWRKKKWTHGEAVINAPEWLTVPDSPLKKVNFPSVQAGEVVFLSGENGTGKTKLMEALVAGRGKGNQSFEELKGVNFAYMPQFWPEEVASGNLEDFFAWVKENVDPHSSIQPGRFSQEARDLNFGGGRKFEASWLKRKLGTFSGGEQRLLWFLAVSSVENVDVLVLDEPTNHMDRQLQARITKAMQNFPGALVISTHDVDLMKALSESVGKKVGSTVKPRNLVLTKQKGLTSIAEVKESPYAYAERTREEASRKARNFKL, from the coding sequence ATGGCAACATCAATGTTAGAATTTGAAGGAGGAATGGAGCAGTATTTAGAAGGCGAAATAAATCCAGAATTAAAAAGGGCTTTGGATTTGCATATTGTTGATAAAGAGCCAGGAAGTAAAGGTAGTATAGAAAAAACTAAAAGTTTGGGTGCTTTGGTTGGAGCAGTCAATTCTGAAATAAATCGTTGCGAGCCGGCAATGAGAATTGATCGCTTGGCATTAGAATCTGGCAAGAGTGTTGTGGTAATTGGACCAAATGGTTCTGGCAAGACAACAATTTTTGATGCAATGATGGAAATTAGAAATGCTGATTTTGAGACAAAAGGCGGAGCTGGAGGAATGGTTTATGGAAAACCAGAACGTTCCAGAGAAAAATTAAGAATTGCTAGATTGAATCAAGAGGAAATTTTAGGTCAAATAGGCGATATGAAAGCGAAAGATGTTTTGGATCAGTCAGGAGAATATTTTAAAAAACAATTGCCAATTAATTGGGATGATACTGATGCATATGAAAGAAATATGGCGAATGAAGAAGCACATCGAAGAATTGAAGAATTGATTTCTAAAGTTGCAGGATTATTTAACATGGAAGAATTTTTGGATCGAAAAGTAAATCAACTATCTGGTGGTGAGAGAACAAAAGTTGTTTTGTTGACTGTTCTTGCTTCTGAGCCAGATGTTTTATTATTGGATGAACCGACAAATCATTTGGATATGGTAAGTATTGCAAAATTAACAGCTTTGTTTGATGTTTATAAAAAAGCAGGAACTTCAATTGCAAGTATTAGTCATGTTGATTGGTTTTTGAGAGGAGCTGGATCTGATGGAGTGATTGAAGCTGCAGCTGACGAAAAAGGAAGAGAAGTTAGACAATCTAGTGCAACTTATCAGAATTATTTGAAAGATCGATCAAGAAAGAATTTCCAAATAATTTCTGGAGATATAGATTGGAGAAAAAAGAAATGGACACATGGTGAGGCAGTAATTAATGCTCCAGAATGGTTAACTGTTCCTGATTCTCCTTTGAAAAAAGTAAACTTTCCTTCGGTTCAAGCTGGAGAGGTTGTGTTTTTGTCTGGCGAGAATGGAACAGGAAAAACAAAATTGATGGAAGCTTTGGTTGCAGGACGTGGTAAGGGCAATCAAAGTTTTGAAGAATTAAAAGGTGTTAATTTTGCCTATATGCCGCAATTTTGGCCAGAAGAGGTTGCATCAGGAAATCTGGAAGATTTTTTTGCTTGGGTAAAAGAAAATGTTGATCCTCATAGTAGTATTCAGCCTGGTAGATTTTCTCAGGAAGCAAGGGATTTAAATTTTGGCGGAGGCAGAAAATTTGAAGCATCTTGGTTAAAAAGAAAGCTTGGAACATTTTCTGGCGGAGAACAAAGATTGCTTTGGTTTTTAGCTGTTAGCTCTGTTGAAAATGTTGATGTTCTAGTATTAGATGAACCAACAAATCATATGGATAGACAATTGCAAGCCAGAATTACAAAAGCAATGCAAAATTTTCCAGGAGCTTTAGTTATTTCAACTCACGATGTTGATTTAATGAAAGCTTTGTCAGAAAGTGTTGGTAAAAAAGTTGGATCAACTGTAAAACCAAGAAATTTAGTTTTGACAAAGCAAAAGGGATTGACGTCAATTGCTGAAGTTAAGGAAAGTCCTTATGCATATGCAGAAAGAACAAGAGAAGAAGCGTCGAGAAAGGCAAGGAACTTCAAACTCTAG
- a CDS encoding metal ABC transporter permease gives MLEILQFPFMQRALIAGIILAVLLAFLGVFAVLKRMSFLGDGIAHASLAGIAIGLLASLNPLVIAIFYSVIIAILVYVLEKKTKISVDAIIGILFTASLALGVVLMSFKAGYQPDLISFMFGNILAVSTNDLIIMASISIVVIIFLTIFYKKLSLVAFDKEGAYLSGINVPLFEISFNIFLAVAIVLGVKILGIVLVSALLIIPASIAKLISKSFKSLIAVSIIMGEITVILGLILSYIFDLPSGAVIVLCGTAIFILVASFYRLFMFGGYRR, from the coding sequence ATGTTAGAAATATTACAATTTCCGTTTATGCAAAGAGCATTGATTGCTGGAATTATTCTAGCAGTGCTTTTGGCATTTTTGGGAGTTTTTGCAGTATTGAAAAGAATGTCATTTTTAGGCGATGGAATTGCGCATGCATCATTAGCTGGAATTGCAATTGGACTTTTGGCTTCTTTGAATCCATTAGTAATTGCCATATTTTATAGCGTTATCATTGCTATTTTAGTTTATGTTTTGGAAAAGAAAACAAAAATATCAGTTGATGCAATAATTGGAATTTTATTTACTGCAAGTCTGGCATTAGGTGTAGTATTGATGAGCTTTAAAGCTGGTTATCAACCAGATTTGATTAGTTTTATGTTTGGCAATATTCTAGCTGTAAGTACGAATGATTTAATTATTATGGCTTCTATATCTATTGTTGTAATTATTTTCTTAACAATATTTTATAAAAAATTATCATTAGTTGCTTTTGATAAAGAGGGCGCATATTTATCTGGAATAAATGTTCCATTATTTGAAATATCATTTAATATTTTTTTGGCAGTAGCAATTGTTTTGGGAGTCAAGATTTTAGGAATTGTTTTGGTTTCGGCATTATTAATAATTCCAGCGTCAATTGCAAAATTAATTTCAAAATCATTTAAATCATTAATAGCTGTAAGTATTATAATGGGCGAGATAACAGTAATTTTAGGATTAATTTTATCGTATATTTTTGATTTGCCTTCTGGCGCTGTTATAGTATTATGCGGGACTGCGATCTTTATTTTAGTGGCATCATTTTATCGGTTATTCATGTTTGGAGGTTATCGACGTTAG
- a CDS encoding beta-propeller fold lactonase family protein translates to MKNKKLLFWAILLGAFLMPGIIWARPNAYVVNRIDKTLSVIDTTTNTVIATNNSVNSLTMAFGIQVSPKRDKIYVPDLNGTNIVVIDGNTYEYLRSINVGTTVVGIVFNPAGTKAYAANYSSNYVSIIDVATDTVEGTITVGNGPAGIAIDPSGTHLYVSNFFSNSVSVIDLSNNSVTTLPTVISAPLGIVVLPTGDKFYVAQQIGTNPKIYVFNTADNSLISTISAVGSGGNIISDPLGKKVYVPGSFTNNVAVIDTLADTFTTINVGNYPWGISINPNGTKVFTININSDDVSVIDIATSQVSTITMGNSPVAFGNFIDPQSIVLLSSSSLSFDNTVIGKKSTKTLTIQNTGTANLELGNLLSRNGNYKVQNDGCSGQNLQLLGTCTADVVFEPLKTSGIKKTKITFTSNDPDQTTVDVNLTGRAIYANKFVTKHATSKQILIKKNTTRYADNFYFNFKKYPAKLKKSKRYLKISKVKKYPQNFVDARNKTLKKYWVLTNDIYKVNANYKFQATFKYSQKEFKRLKKKIAGLKKSNLTIKYRTQNDANWRDLNTNWTDIRIVPKDKKIIVKYFSTLKEKVYYFAISVK, encoded by the coding sequence ATGAAAAACAAAAAATTATTATTCTGGGCGATTTTGTTGGGGGCATTTTTGATGCCTGGAATTATTTGGGCGAGGCCAAATGCGTATGTGGTAAATCGTATTGATAAAACATTGAGTGTTATAGATACAACGACTAATACAGTAATTGCAACAAATAATTCTGTAAATAGCTTGACGATGGCTTTTGGAATTCAAGTCAGTCCAAAAAGAGATAAAATATATGTTCCTGATTTAAATGGTACTAACATTGTTGTTATTGATGGCAATACTTATGAATATTTAAGATCAATCAATGTTGGAACTACGGTAGTAGGTATTGTTTTTAATCCTGCTGGGACAAAAGCATACGCAGCTAATTATAGTTCAAATTATGTATCGATAATAGATGTGGCAACAGATACGGTTGAAGGAACAATTACGGTTGGAAATGGTCCAGCTGGAATTGCAATAGATCCGTCTGGGACTCATCTTTATGTTTCAAACTTTTTTTCAAATTCTGTTTCGGTAATTGATCTATCAAATAATTCAGTTACAACATTGCCGACAGTGATTTCAGCTCCTTTAGGAATCGTTGTTTTGCCAACTGGAGACAAGTTTTATGTTGCACAGCAAATAGGTACTAATCCAAAAATTTATGTTTTTAATACAGCTGATAATTCATTAATCAGTACTATCTCGGCAGTTGGATCTGGTGGAAATATTATTTCTGATCCATTAGGAAAAAAAGTCTATGTTCCTGGATCTTTTACTAATAATGTTGCAGTTATTGATACTCTTGCAGACACTTTTACAACAATTAATGTCGGAAATTATCCATGGGGAATATCAATAAATCCAAACGGAACGAAAGTATTTACTATAAATATTAATTCTGATGATGTTTCAGTTATTGATATAGCAACTAGCCAAGTAAGTACAATTACTATGGGAAACAGTCCCGTTGCGTTTGGTAATTTTATTGATCCGCAATCAATTGTTTTGCTAAGTTCATCGTCATTAAGTTTTGATAATACTGTGATTGGAAAGAAATCAACAAAGACTTTAACAATTCAAAATACTGGAACAGCTAATTTGGAATTAGGCAATTTGTTGTCAAGAAATGGAAATTATAAAGTGCAAAATGATGGTTGCTCTGGGCAAAACTTGCAACTTCTAGGTACTTGTACTGCTGATGTTGTTTTTGAGCCATTGAAAACTTCGGGTATAAAAAAGACAAAAATAACATTTACATCTAATGATCCTGATCAAACAACCGTTGATGTTAATTTAACTGGTAGGGCAATCTATGCAAATAAGTTTGTAACAAAGCATGCTACAAGTAAGCAGATTCTGATCAAGAAAAATACGACAAGATACGCTGATAACTTTTATTTTAACTTTAAAAAATATCCAGCAAAATTAAAAAAGAGTAAGCGTTATTTAAAAATATCAAAAGTTAAAAAATATCCGCAGAATTTCGTAGATGCTAGAAATAAAACATTAAAAAAATATTGGGTATTGACGAATGATATTTATAAAGTAAATGCTAATTATAAATTTCAAGCGACTTTTAAATATTCACAAAAGGAATTTAAAAGATTAAAGAAAAAAATTGCTGGATTGAAAAAGAGTAATTTAACGATAAAATATCGAACACAAAATGATGCTAATTGGCGAGATTTGAATACTAATTGGACTGATATAAGGATTGTTCCAAAAGACAAAAAAATTATTGTGAAATATTTTTCAACTTTAAAAGAAAAAGTATACTATTTTGCAATTAGTGTTAAATAG
- a CDS encoding metal ABC transporter ATP-binding protein translates to MTRACPHSDIIAIKVSDLTVKYDSFVALEGINLEISKGCFVSIIGPNGSGKTTLIRAMLGLNNLTSGKVEIFGKSIWEQKKIVGYVPQRFIFDKTFPITIEEFLKFSLQKGTSSEKIDEKLKEVNMEDQKKKLLGNLSGGQLQRVLIARAILNDPQILFLDEPASGIDIGGEKSFYDLLDYLNLKYKITIVMISHELDVVAKYAHRVICLDRKLVCYGDPKTILDAEMVKRLYGQDVAIHQH, encoded by the coding sequence ATGACCAGAGCTTGTCCGCATAGCGATATTATTGCAATTAAAGTTTCTGATCTTACTGTTAAGTATGATTCTTTTGTAGCACTTGAAGGAATTAATTTAGAAATTAGTAAAGGTTGTTTTGTATCAATAATTGGGCCGAATGGATCAGGAAAAACGACATTGATTAGAGCAATGCTTGGCTTGAATAATTTGACATCTGGAAAAGTCGAAATTTTTGGAAAGAGTATTTGGGAACAGAAAAAAATTGTTGGCTATGTGCCACAGAGATTTATTTTTGATAAAACTTTTCCAATTACTATTGAAGAATTTTTGAAATTTTCTTTACAAAAAGGAACTTCATCTGAAAAAATTGATGAAAAGTTAAAAGAAGTAAATATGGAAGATCAGAAAAAAAAGTTGCTAGGCAATTTGTCAGGCGGACAATTGCAAAGAGTTTTGATTGCGAGAGCAATTTTGAATGATCCGCAGATTTTGTTTTTGGATGAGCCAGCTTCTGGTATTGATATTGGCGGTGAAAAAAGTTTTTATGATTTGTTGGATTATTTAAATTTAAAATATAAAATTACGATAGTCATGATTTCGCATGAGCTTGATGTTGTTGCTAAATATGCGCATCGAGTTATTTGTTTGGATAGAAAATTAGTTTGTTATGGTGATCCAAAAACAATTTTGGATGCTGAAATGGTTAAGAGATTATATGGGCAGGATGTGGCGATACATCAACATTAG
- a CDS encoding cytidine deaminase, producing the protein MNEISNKELIEKAKSVINTKKVANNMIAGDVGCALVTDKGNVYVGVCIDLVCGLGFCAESAAIANMITNGEYRIKKIVAYGHDTIMYPCGKCRELIHQVHKDNLETEIIVKNEKVLKLKDLLPFNWEESWCKDNCKK; encoded by the coding sequence ATGAATGAAATTTCTAATAAAGAATTGATTGAAAAAGCAAAGTCAGTGATAAATACGAAAAAAGTTGCTAATAATATGATTGCTGGCGATGTCGGATGTGCTTTAGTTACAGATAAAGGCAATGTCTATGTCGGTGTTTGCATTGATCTTGTTTGCGGATTAGGTTTTTGTGCTGAATCAGCAGCAATTGCGAATATGATAACTAATGGAGAATATAGAATTAAAAAAATAGTTGCTTACGGTCATGATACTATTATGTATCCTTGCGGAAAATGCAGAGAATTGATTCATCAGGTTCATAAAGATAATTTAGAAACAGAAATTATAGTTAAAAATGAAAAAGTATTAAAATTAAAGGACTTGCTTCCATTCAATTGGGAAGAGAGTTGGTGCAAAGATAATTGTAAAAAATAA
- a CDS encoding metal ABC transporter substrate-binding protein, translating to MKKKIFLILSLGLCFFVLVGAGCKNKNTGKLKVATTIFPLFDITKNIAGDKIGVVQILPLGASPHTFELTSAKAKELQNVSDIFMIGYGIDNWASSVKDTIGNVNLITVDKNINLRTAKGDEGLPEYGNKDPHYWLSINNAKEIALTIEQELERLDPANAQYYKNNLDNYLPKLDTLKNDINNDFENLSSRKLVTFHDAWEYFAYEFNLQIVATFEPFPGSEPTPKYLQDLSNTVKNENVRAIFSEPEFSNNVIQPFVNDVGLQLYILDAEGNYYGNSYIDNMNGNAKIMKEGLNQ from the coding sequence ATGAAAAAGAAAATTTTTTTAATATTAAGTTTGGGATTATGTTTTTTTGTTTTAGTTGGCGCTGGATGCAAAAATAAAAATACAGGAAAATTAAAAGTGGCAACAACTATTTTTCCGCTTTTTGATATTACTAAAAATATTGCAGGAGATAAAATTGGTGTGGTACAGATTTTGCCACTTGGAGCTAGTCCACACACTTTTGAATTAACATCTGCAAAAGCAAAAGAATTACAAAATGTTTCTGATATTTTTATGATTGGCTACGGAATTGATAATTGGGCAAGCTCTGTCAAAGACACAATTGGCAACGTAAATTTAATAACTGTTGATAAAAATATTAATTTAAGAACTGCTAAAGGCGATGAAGGATTGCCTGAGTATGGTAATAAAGATCCGCATTATTGGTTATCAATTAATAATGCAAAAGAAATTGCGTTAACAATTGAACAAGAATTAGAGAGACTTGATCCTGCAAATGCACAATATTATAAGAATAATTTAGATAACTATTTGCCGAAATTAGATACATTAAAAAATGATATTAATAATGATTTTGAAAATTTGAGCTCTAGAAAATTAGTAACTTTTCATGATGCGTGGGAATATTTTGCTTATGAATTTAATTTGCAAATTGTAGCTACGTTTGAGCCATTTCCAGGATCTGAACCAACGCCAAAATATTTGCAAGATTTAAGCAATACAGTTAAAAATGAAAATGTCAGAGCTATTTTTTCTGAGCCAGAATTTTCGAATAATGTGATTCAGCCGTTTGTAAATGATGTTGGTCTTCAATTATATATTCTTGATGCTGAAGGAAATTATTATGGAAATAGTTATATTGATAATATGAATGGAAATGCTAAGATTATGAAAGAAGGACTGAATCAATAA
- a CDS encoding 2TM domain-containing protein, with protein MEEQKQEEEKYKKAKQKVAQLKAFYINLVTFIVVNLILFIINLVIGGGWWFYWVTIFWGIAVIVHAISVFTGNKFDNEWEEKKIKEEMEKKD; from the coding sequence ATGGAAGAACAAAAACAAGAAGAAGAGAAATATAAAAAAGCTAAACAAAAGGTTGCGCAACTAAAAGCTTTTTACATCAATTTGGTCACTTTTATTGTGGTTAACTTGATTTTATTTATTATTAATTTGGTTATTGGTGGAGGATGGTGGTTCTATTGGGTGACAATCTTTTGGGGAATTGCAGTAATTGTGCATGCCATTTCTGTATTTACTGGTAATAAGTTTGATAATGAATGGGAAGAAAAAAAGATCAAAGAAGAGATGGAAAAGAAAGATTAA
- a CDS encoding permease, which yields MFKYLADLITNNILRLEEGSRFAESLNFFIYDTVKILFLIIAVVFIVSFIKTYFSEEKIRTTLSKGKFGIANLVASMFGAVTPFCSCSSIPIFIGFLKSGIPIGVAFSFLITSPLVNEVVFVLMGGTFGWKIATIYAITGILLGTIAGLILGKLKLENQIIIDDNNSKREEEYLPKTLKGKLEYSWKEGLKTFKKMFWYVVLGMFAGAIIHGYVPADFFEKMLNGFGFFAVPLAVLIGVPIYAGCSTVVPIIYAVTLNGVPLGTALAFMMAVAGLSLPEALIIKRVLKMKLLLIFFGIVAFGIIIIGYLFNFLGGVIK from the coding sequence ATGTTTAAATATTTAGCAGATTTAATAACGAATAATATTTTACGATTAGAAGAGGGAAGCAGATTTGCAGAAAGCTTGAATTTTTTTATTTACGATACTGTAAAAATTTTGTTTTTAATTATTGCGGTAGTTTTTATTGTTTCTTTTATTAAAACATATTTTTCAGAAGAAAAAATTAGAACGACATTATCAAAAGGAAAATTTGGTATTGCTAATTTAGTGGCATCAATGTTTGGCGCTGTAACTCCTTTTTGTTCATGTTCTTCAATTCCAATTTTTATTGGTTTTTTGAAAAGTGGGATTCCAATTGGAGTTGCATTTTCTTTTTTAATCACATCGCCATTAGTTAATGAAGTTGTTTTCGTGTTAATGGGCGGAACATTTGGCTGGAAGATTGCAACTATTTATGCAATAACTGGAATTTTGTTAGGTACAATTGCTGGCTTGATATTAGGAAAATTAAAATTAGAAAATCAAATTATTATTGATGATAATAATAGCAAAAGAGAAGAGGAATATTTACCAAAAACATTAAAAGGAAAATTAGAATATTCTTGGAAAGAAGGCTTGAAAACTTTTAAGAAAATGTTTTGGTATGTTGTTTTGGGTATGTTTGCAGGCGCAATAATCCATGGATATGTACCGGCTGATTTTTTTGAAAAAATGTTAAATGGATTTGGATTTTTTGCTGTGCCATTGGCAGTTTTGATTGGCGTTCCAATTTATGCTGGTTGTTCAACTGTTGTACCAATTATTTATGCAGTGACATTGAATGGCGTGCCATTGGGCACTGCTTTAGCTTTTATGATGGCAGTAGCTGGACTTTCTTTACCTGAGGCATTAATTATAAAAAGAGTATTAAAAATGAAATTATTGTTGATTTTTTTTGGTATTGTGGCTTTTGGAATAATAATAATTGGGTACTTGTTTAATTTTTTAGGAGGAGTCATTAAATAA
- a CDS encoding FmdB family zinc ribbon protein produces MRIRWIKIFFKFNKLLIYMANFKCNSCKNMFEVNASIKDKETKKFKCPKCGSEDTKEKFSLKNFFKSDDCKCNCNCKK; encoded by the coding sequence ATGCGGATAAGGTGGATAAAAATATTTTTTAAATTTAATAAATTATTAATTTATATGGCAAATTTTAAATGTAATTCTTGCAAAAATATGTTTGAAGTAAATGCAAGCATTAAAGATAAAGAAACAAAAAAATTTAAATGTCCAAAATGCGGATCAGAAGATACGAAAGAAAAATTTTCGTTGAAAAATTTTTTTAAAAGTGATGATTGTAAGTGTAATTGTAACTGTAAAAAATAA
- a CDS encoding metalloregulator ArsR/SmtB family transcription factor: MKKCNCENQKKNCSCCHGRFYAISDQNRLKILQLLSSKELCVCKIYEKLNLAQNLVSHHLKVLSDNGLVTFRKVGKNVYYKLNKKAIDDLNNLLESLN, from the coding sequence ATGAAAAAATGTAATTGTGAAAATCAGAAGAAAAATTGTTCATGCTGTCATGGACGTTTTTATGCAATCAGCGATCAGAATCGATTGAAGATTTTGCAATTGTTGAGTTCAAAAGAACTCTGTGTTTGCAAAATTTATGAAAAATTAAATTTGGCGCAGAATTTAGTTTCACATCATTTAAAAGTTTTAAGCGATAATGGCTTAGTTACTTTTAGAAAAGTAGGGAAGAATGTTTATTATAAATTAAATAAAAAAGCAATTGATGATTTAAATAATTTATTAGAATCACTAAATTAG
- a CDS encoding HAD-IC family P-type ATPase, translating to MPNQGLSSSEVIKIQEKIGKNVLPAEKKFSWFSILFNQFKSPIIYVFFVVIGVSVYFKEYAEVYLIGAVILLDIIMGFIQEFKAQKTLEELKKILKPRAVVIRDSENKNIDVAEIVPGDLVVLNSGDKIPSDGYLIEGINLLINEAILTGEEEAVEKNTNEKTRKLFMGTTVIYGHGIMKVTSIGRQTEIGKIGKSLSEIKDTKTPLQIKLEKFTRSLIFIIIIVCAIIFVVGVLNHQDIGQMLQISIILSVAAIPEGLPVVITVILAIGMRRVLKKKGLVKNLLSIETLGSTSVICTDKTGTLTEGNMKVAKTWFLEEEKANLAMILDNNQRSNLEIALWNYLKDEKKISPQEIFNKYKRIYEEPFDSEKKYSMSVNDIEGKEMALLMGAPEIVLSFCSLTSEETKNILEKIDEFAESGLRILGIVGKENGDLKKTNDFKWLGLIGVSDPIRPEVKDVIKKAQEAGIKVKIVTGDFRKTAERVALNLGFEINDDNVLEGKDLEKMSEEELKKIIEKIVLFSRVTPHQKLKIVQALQDNGEVVAMTGDGVNDAPALKKADIGVAVGSATEVAKEAADLILLDNNFKTIVAACEEGRLIFANMKKVIGYALSNSFVEIVFIFGAMMLGLPAPLLIVQILWVHLICDGPPDIILSFEPKEPGLMQEDPKKLKAEQILNNWMKFLMLTISLGVGSLVLFLFWYYNKTTGDIDLARTIAFATVASVDLIYIFSYKDLRHSIFKMHNFFANKWLFWGVGYGFVLLCAAIYIPGLNNALHVEPMHFWEWGLVLGIGFLAMAWVEIVKWVSNRRGTSN from the coding sequence ATGCCAAATCAAGGTTTATCATCTTCCGAAGTTATAAAAATTCAAGAAAAAATTGGTAAAAATGTTTTGCCAGCAGAAAAAAAATTCAGCTGGTTTTCGATTTTGTTTAATCAATTTAAAAGTCCAATTATTTATGTTTTTTTTGTGGTAATTGGTGTTTCTGTATATTTCAAAGAATATGCAGAAGTTTATTTGATTGGAGCAGTGATTTTGTTGGATATTATTATGGGTTTTATTCAGGAATTTAAAGCGCAAAAAACTTTGGAAGAATTGAAAAAAATCTTAAAGCCAAGAGCTGTTGTTATTAGAGATTCTGAAAATAAAAATATTGATGTTGCAGAAATTGTGCCTGGTGACTTAGTAGTTTTAAATTCAGGCGATAAAATTCCATCTGATGGATATTTGATAGAAGGTATCAATTTGTTAATCAACGAGGCAATTTTAACTGGTGAGGAAGAGGCAGTAGAAAAAAATACAAACGAAAAAACGAGAAAATTATTTATGGGGACAACTGTGATCTATGGTCATGGAATTATGAAAGTAACAAGTATTGGAAGACAGACAGAAATTGGCAAGATTGGAAAAAGTTTGTCGGAAATTAAAGATACAAAGACGCCATTACAAATAAAACTAGAAAAGTTTACCAGAAGTTTAATTTTTATAATTATTATTGTTTGTGCAATTATTTTTGTTGTTGGTGTTTTGAATCATCAAGATATTGGGCAAATGTTGCAAATCTCAATTATTTTATCTGTGGCAGCAATTCCAGAAGGCTTGCCAGTTGTGATAACGGTAATTTTAGCAATTGGTATGAGAAGAGTTTTAAAGAAAAAAGGATTGGTAAAAAATTTATTATCAATTGAAACGCTTGGATCAACATCAGTAATTTGTACTGATAAAACTGGAACTTTGACAGAAGGAAATATGAAAGTTGCAAAAACTTGGTTTTTGGAAGAAGAAAAAGCAAATTTGGCAATGATTTTGGATAATAATCAAAGGAGCAATTTGGAAATTGCTTTATGGAATTATTTAAAAGATGAAAAGAAAATTAGTCCTCAAGAAATTTTTAATAAATATAAAAGAATATATGAAGAGCCTTTTGATAGTGAAAAAAAATATAGTATGTCAGTTAATGATATTGAAGGTAAAGAAATGGCTTTGCTAATGGGCGCGCCAGAAATTGTGCTATCATTTTGTAGTTTAACATCCGAAGAAACAAAAAATATTTTAGAAAAGATTGATGAATTTGCTGAATCAGGTTTAAGGATTTTGGGAATTGTTGGTAAAGAAAATGGTGATTTGAAAAAGACTAATGATTTTAAATGGCTTGGATTAATTGGCGTGTCTGATCCAATTCGACCAGAAGTAAAAGATGTAATTAAAAAAGCACAAGAAGCTGGAATTAAAGTAAAAATAGTAACTGGTGATTTTCGAAAAACTGCAGAAAGAGTAGCTTTGAATCTTGGTTTTGAAATTAATGATGATAATGTTTTGGAAGGCAAAGATTTGGAAAAAATGTCTGAAGAAGAATTAAAGAAAATAATTGAAAAGATTGTTTTATTTTCTAGAGTTACGCCCCATCAAAAATTAAAAATTGTACAAGCTTTGCAAGATAATGGCGAGGTTGTAGCAATGACAGGCGATGGAGTCAATGATGCGCCAGCTTTGAAAAAAGCAGATATTGGCGTAGCTGTTGGATCAGCAACTGAAGTGGCGAAAGAAGCAGCAGATTTGATTTTGTTAGATAATAATTTTAAGACTATTGTTGCTGCATGCGAAGAAGGCAGGTTGATTTTTGCAAACATGAAAAAAGTGATTGGCTATGCTTTGTCTAATTCTTTTGTGGAAATTGTTTTTATTTTTGGAGCAATGATGTTAGGATTGCCAGCGCCATTATTAATTGTTCAGATATTATGGGTGCATTTAATATGCGATGGTCCGCCAGATATTATTTTGAGTTTTGAGCCCAAAGAGCCTGGATTGATGCAAGAAGATCCGAAGAAATTAAAAGCTGAACAGATATTGAATAACTGGATGAAATTTTTGATGTTGACGATTAGTTTGGGTGTCGGCAGTTTAGTTTTATTTTTATTCTGGTATTATAACAAAACGACAGGTGATATTGATTTAGCAAGAACGATTGCATTTGCAACTGTGGCATCAGTTGATTTGATTTATATTTTTTCGTATAAGGATTTGCGACATTCAATTTTCAAAATGCATAATTTTTTCGCAAACAAGTGGTTATTCTGGGGAGTAGGGTATGGTTTTGTTTTGCTTTGTGCAGCGATTTATATTCCAGGTTTGAATAATGCCTTGCATGTTGAGCCGATGCATTTTTGGGAATGGGGATTGGTTTTGGGAATTGGTTTTTTGGCAATGGCGTGGGTGGAAATTGTGAAATGGGTGAGTAATCGACGTGGAACTAGTAACTAG